One part of the Mercenaria mercenaria strain notata unplaced genomic scaffold, MADL_Memer_1 contig_2054, whole genome shotgun sequence genome encodes these proteins:
- the LOC123563367 gene encoding E-selectin-like yields MNKNPVLRIFFVMLSAGLSVQGMVNKTQSFDGEENETSTCNYFCGAKDNETELISPPRFARPCIPKQIRPIYYTKQGSDHVVIKWTEPTATDNDGVSPSVIQVKGINNGGNFIGALLGKTHTVVYIATDTDGLTDNCFFTFTVIVPSCSKLGTVQNGRYTCTNGTAPGSSCMFECHDGFKTSGTGNATCGYFPKTRQFPIWENVQKCKRIECDIPADPENGKLTCTNNEKTYQTVCNVNCYHGYTAFGPTNIICQANGNWSKATVCISMYFI; encoded by the exons gtatGGTCAATAAAACACAATCGTTCGATGGAGAGGAAAATGAAACATCTACCTGCAACTACTTCT GTGGGGCAAAAGATAACGAGACGGAATTGATATCACCGCCACGTTTTGCACGGCCTTGTATTCCAAAACAGATCCGGCCTATCTATTATACAAAGCAAGGCAGCGATCATGTTGTTATCAAGTGGACAGAACCAACAGCTACAGACAACGATGGTGTTTCACCAAG TGTGATACAAGTCAAGGGGATCAACAATGGTGGTAATTTCATCGGCGCACTTTTGGGTAAAACACATACAGTAGTGTACATTGCAACTGATACAGATGGACTGACAGATAATTGCTTCTTTACCTTCACAGTCATAG TCCCTTCGTGTTCGAAGTTAGGTACTGTTCAGAACGGACGCTACACATGCACAAATGGCACTGCTCCTGGCAGTTCCTGCATGTTTGAATGCCATGACGGATTCAAGACTTCTGGAACTGGGAATGCAACCTGTGGATATTTTCCTAAAACAAGGCAGTTTCCTATTTGGGAAAACGTTCAAAAGTGCAAGC GGATCGAATGTGATATTCCGGCTGACCCTGAAAACGGAAAGCTGACTTGTACGAATAATGAGAAAACTTACCAGACGGTCTGTAATGTTAATTGTTATCATGGATATACAGCATTTGGACCCACAAACATTATTTGTCAAGCTAATGGAAACTGGTCAAAGGCGACAGTTTGTATCAGTATGTATTTCATTTAG